One Nostoc punctiforme PCC 73102 DNA window includes the following coding sequences:
- a CDS encoding FAD-dependent oxidoreductase has translation MLKTLTTDFELDLEADVLVIGGGPAGTWAAWSAASSGARVILVDKGYCGTTGCAAASGNGVWYVPPDPEARETAKASRESLGGFLSDRNWMDRVLDRTYANVNQLAEWGYPFPTDDEGKPYRRSLQGPEYMRLMRRQIQRAGVKILDNSPALELLVDDDDAVAGATGVNRQTGSKWIVRSQSTIIATGGCAFLSKALGCNVLTGDGYLMAAEAGAEMSGMEFSNAYGISPAFSSVTKTLFYNWATFTYEDGTVIPGASSHRRSVIAQTLLQQPVYAIIDKAAESMRPSMRLAQPNFFLPFDRAGIDPFTQRFPVTLRLEGTVHGTGGIRIVDESCASSVRGLYAAGDAATRELICGGFTGGGSHNAAWAISSGYWSGKSAAEYSRSLGEYKTKRHVKGVGEVGLQSGSDRSQTLATDEIIQAVQAEVFPYEKNYFRTEQGLTESLGKLNYLWQELRSSQVTSDKELIRAREATAMVATARWMYSSAIERKETRGMHKHQDYPELDANLQHHLISGGLDRVWVKNQPLSTEKPLSKIGAAV, from the coding sequence ATGCTGAAGACGTTAACAACCGATTTTGAACTCGACTTAGAAGCAGATGTGCTTGTGATTGGAGGCGGGCCAGCTGGAACTTGGGCGGCTTGGAGTGCTGCATCAAGTGGAGCTAGAGTTATCCTCGTAGACAAAGGATACTGTGGTACGACTGGATGTGCTGCGGCATCTGGTAATGGTGTGTGGTATGTGCCACCCGATCCAGAAGCACGAGAAACTGCAAAGGCGAGTCGGGAATCATTGGGTGGGTTTTTGTCCGATCGCAATTGGATGGATCGAGTACTGGATCGGACCTATGCAAACGTCAATCAGTTAGCAGAGTGGGGTTATCCCTTCCCTACCGACGATGAAGGCAAACCCTACCGGCGATCGCTGCAAGGGCCTGAGTATATGCGGCTGATGCGGCGACAAATTCAACGGGCAGGAGTCAAGATTTTAGATAACAGCCCCGCCTTAGAACTACTGGTAGATGACGATGATGCTGTTGCTGGTGCAACAGGTGTGAACCGTCAGACAGGTAGTAAATGGATAGTGCGATCGCAGTCCACAATTATCGCAACTGGTGGCTGTGCGTTTCTCAGTAAAGCGTTAGGATGCAACGTCCTGACAGGGGATGGTTATCTGATGGCGGCAGAAGCTGGAGCCGAGATGTCGGGTATGGAATTTTCCAATGCTTACGGCATCTCTCCCGCCTTTTCTTCAGTCACCAAAACCCTGTTTTATAATTGGGCAACCTTCACCTACGAAGACGGTACTGTGATTCCGGGGGCAAGTTCTCATAGACGGTCAGTAATTGCTCAGACATTACTACAACAGCCAGTTTACGCCATCATAGACAAAGCGGCAGAATCGATGCGGCCATCTATGCGTTTAGCACAGCCCAACTTCTTTTTACCCTTTGACCGTGCAGGTATCGATCCATTTACTCAACGTTTTCCTGTGACTCTGCGCCTAGAAGGAACTGTGCACGGTACGGGTGGAATTCGGATTGTAGATGAGAGTTGTGCCAGTTCTGTACGGGGACTCTATGCGGCTGGAGATGCCGCTACACGGGAACTGATTTGTGGCGGATTTACTGGCGGTGGTAGTCACAACGCGGCTTGGGCAATATCTTCTGGCTATTGGTCGGGGAAATCGGCTGCCGAATATAGCCGCAGTCTGGGAGAATACAAAACTAAACGCCATGTTAAGGGTGTTGGAGAGGTAGGATTACAGAGTGGGAGCGATCGCTCTCAAACCTTGGCAACTGATGAAATTATTCAGGCAGTCCAAGCCGAAGTATTCCCTTACGAAAAGAACTATTTCCGTACAGAACAAGGCTTAACTGAGTCTTTGGGTAAGCTAAATTATCTTTGGCAAGAACTCCGCAGTAGCCAGGTAACATCAGATAAAGAGCTAATCCGGGCGCGAGAAGCTACGGCAATGGTAGCCACAGCACGATGGATGTATAGCAGTGCCATTGAACGTAAAGAAACTCGTGGTATGCACAAACATCAAGACTATCCAGAACTTGATGCTAACCTGCAACATCACCTGATTAGTGGCGGATTAGATCGAGTCTGGGTGAAGAATCAGCCACTAAGTACAGAAAAGCCTTTATCTAAAATAGGAGCAGCAGTGTGA
- a CDS encoding TVP38/TMEM64 family protein — MWNLKTGILLLTLSCIIATGIAVYLIGGIEPAQIQALLKSSGIWAPIIYVALYVVATMLVLPSTVLNLTGGAIFGPWLGTFWTSVGAIIAAIIAFVFTRTIGRQTVAKRLAGRWQAMDAEVRRGGLFYMFAIRLVPIMPYGLVNFVAGLTSISFKDYVIGTTLGTVPSVLPFVLLGSSGLKAVKTGDFLPLVLALGLTGILVAGSTWYRHRRTFPKKAVESLKESESSDDINPKNK; from the coding sequence GTGTGGAACTTGAAAACTGGTATTTTACTACTCACACTGAGTTGCATAATTGCAACTGGTATAGCAGTATATCTGATTGGCGGCATTGAACCAGCACAAATTCAGGCTTTGCTGAAATCTTCTGGTATCTGGGCACCGATTATTTATGTTGCTTTGTATGTTGTGGCAACTATGTTAGTTCTGCCCTCAACAGTGTTGAATTTAACTGGAGGTGCAATTTTTGGCCCTTGGCTGGGTACTTTCTGGACTAGTGTTGGAGCAATAATTGCCGCAATAATTGCTTTCGTTTTTACTAGAACCATTGGACGGCAAACAGTTGCAAAACGACTAGCAGGACGCTGGCAAGCTATGGATGCTGAGGTACGGCGTGGAGGACTTTTTTATATGTTTGCCATCCGACTAGTACCAATCATGCCTTATGGCTTAGTAAACTTTGTTGCTGGACTGACTTCGATTAGCTTTAAAGATTATGTTATAGGCACAACACTTGGTACTGTTCCTAGTGTCTTACCTTTTGTACTACTAGGTAGTTCTGGTTTGAAAGCAGTCAAAACAGGTGATTTTTTGCCGCTAGTACTCGCTTTGGGTTTAACTGGAATACTGGTAGCAGGGTCTACTTGGTATCGCCATCGTCGAACTTTTCCTAAAAAAGCTGTAGAAAGCCTTAAAGAATCTGAATCTTCAGATGACATCAACCCAAAGAATAAATAA
- a CDS encoding 4Fe-4S dicluster domain-containing protein, giving the protein MIELVSESRCIKCNICVNICPTNVFDRIADAPPTIARQSDCQTCYMCELYCPVDALYVAPESDVTASVNEAELAQVGLLGSYREKIGWGHKRTSTAKADQTFQILKQMK; this is encoded by the coding sequence GTGATTGAGTTGGTCAGCGAATCGCGGTGCATAAAATGTAATATCTGCGTGAATATTTGTCCAACCAACGTGTTTGACCGTATAGCTGATGCGCCGCCAACCATTGCTCGACAGAGTGACTGCCAAACCTGTTATATGTGCGAATTGTATTGTCCAGTTGATGCTCTTTATGTTGCACCAGAAAGCGATGTGACGGCTTCAGTCAACGAGGCAGAATTGGCACAAGTTGGGCTACTGGGTAGTTATCGGGAAAAAATCGGTTGGGGACACAAACGTACATCAACAGCAAAAGCGGATCAAACATTCCAAATTCTGAAGCAGATGAAATAG
- a CDS encoding glycosyltransferase family 2 protein, whose amino-acid sequence MLPKYSLIVPIYNEEEIIPELYRRLSAVMNRLDGLVELILINDGSRDRSLQLLRELHQKDPRICYLSFARNFGHQIAVTAGLNFVRGQVIIILDADLQDPPELIPDMIEKWRQGYQVVYAQRTQRLKEGWFKRFTAYSFYRLLKKLADVDIPTDTGDFCLMDRQIVDILNSMPERTRYIRGLRSWVGFQQTAIRFERDPRFAGEVKYTFSKSLALAINGLVSFSIVPLRLSTYLGLIAAAAAIFMALLILYWRLFLPHSPLTGFTIILMAIFFLGSVQLVSVGILGEYIGRIYEEVKARPLYTLAEVGGFYPKSSNSTNNADKLVEAPYSKRDEDS is encoded by the coding sequence ATGCTACCAAAGTATTCATTGATTGTTCCAATTTATAACGAAGAAGAAATTATACCCGAACTATACCGCAGACTAAGTGCAGTAATGAATCGGCTAGATGGTCTTGTCGAATTAATTTTAATCAATGATGGTAGCCGCGATCGCTCCTTACAACTACTGCGAGAACTCCATCAAAAAGACCCACGCATTTGCTACCTGAGCTTTGCTCGTAACTTTGGTCATCAAATTGCAGTTACTGCCGGTCTCAATTTTGTTCGAGGTCAAGTTATTATCATCCTTGATGCTGACTTACAAGATCCGCCAGAACTAATCCCAGACATGATTGAAAAATGGCGACAAGGCTATCAGGTCGTCTACGCTCAACGCACTCAACGCCTCAAGGAAGGATGGTTTAAACGTTTTACTGCCTACTCCTTTTATCGCCTCCTCAAGAAGCTTGCAGATGTAGATATTCCTACTGATACTGGTGATTTTTGTTTAATGGATCGACAAATCGTAGATATTCTCAATTCTATGCCAGAACGCACCCGCTATATTCGTGGTCTGCGTTCTTGGGTTGGCTTTCAGCAAACGGCAATTCGATTTGAGCGCGATCCCCGCTTTGCTGGGGAAGTTAAATACACTTTTAGCAAATCCTTGGCCCTTGCCATTAATGGTCTAGTATCCTTTTCAATAGTGCCACTGCGGTTATCAACTTACTTAGGCTTAATAGCGGCGGCGGCAGCCATCTTCATGGCTTTATTAATCTTGTATTGGCGGCTTTTTCTCCCCCATTCACCTTTAACTGGGTTCACGATTATTTTGATGGCAATTTTCTTTCTCGGATCTGTGCAGTTAGTCAGTGTTGGCATCTTAGGCGAATATATAGGGCGTATCTATGAAGAAGTTAAAGCTAGACCCCTTTATACTTTGGCAGAGGTAGGTGGCTTCTATCCCAAATCCTCTAATTCAACAAATAATGCCGACAAACTAGTTGAGGCTCCCTACTCTAAAAGGGATGAGGATTCTTAA
- a CDS encoding ABC transporter substrate-binding protein, with the protein MLSFKVGTGSISKNKFTSRLSTSVACILLLLTTACSQDKTKSAQSIEAINVNNAVASNNISTLRIGYVGNSEPTGSLGWAKKKGILDRELQKAGFKNITFARFPNGPNLNEALVAGQLDVGSLGDTPAIVLKARGQETRLLRISQFNTTAWLVAKKNGPRSLAELKGQKIATKKGSYMHRYLLGLLAEAKIAKDVKVVHLMTTEAKAALERGDVAAYATSSDMGPYLKSQGFPVIDSSANHQGLSGTSLVVATESFLVKQPDFPEKFNAILT; encoded by the coding sequence ATGCTGTCGTTCAAAGTAGGAACAGGTTCTATCAGTAAAAATAAATTTACTTCCAGATTATCAACCTCAGTGGCTTGTATTCTACTGCTACTAACTACAGCGTGTAGCCAAGACAAAACTAAATCTGCTCAATCCATTGAGGCTATTAATGTGAATAATGCTGTTGCATCTAACAACATTTCTACCCTACGAATAGGTTATGTAGGTAATTCAGAACCTACAGGATCGCTGGGTTGGGCCAAGAAAAAAGGAATTTTAGATCGTGAGTTGCAAAAAGCAGGATTTAAAAACATTACTTTTGCAAGGTTTCCTAATGGGCCGAATCTAAATGAGGCGCTTGTCGCTGGACAATTAGATGTTGGTTCTTTAGGGGATACACCAGCCATAGTTTTGAAAGCTAGGGGTCAGGAAACCCGGTTGTTAAGGATTAGCCAATTTAATACAACCGCCTGGTTGGTGGCGAAAAAAAATGGGCCGCGATCGCTTGCTGAACTTAAGGGTCAAAAAATAGCTACTAAAAAAGGTTCTTATATGCATAGATACCTGCTGGGTCTATTAGCTGAAGCTAAAATTGCCAAAGATGTAAAAGTTGTCCACTTGATGACTACTGAGGCAAAAGCGGCTTTAGAACGTGGTGATGTAGCAGCTTATGCAACGTCTAGCGATATGGGGCCTTATTTGAAATCGCAAGGGTTTCCAGTGATTGATTCTTCTGCAAATCATCAGGGTCTATCAGGGACATCATTAGTTGTCGCAACTGAAAGTTTTCTGGTGAAACAGCCTGATTTCCCAGAAAAATTTAATGCAATTCTGACATGA